From the genome of Candidatus Nitrosocosmicus oleophilus, one region includes:
- a CDS encoding cytosine permease, whose translation MKFLEDNSDFGINPLDKKYKVLSGKNFFVLWSSLGIGLLVISAGSFISSSNLSEAIIAIIVGSIVGSVLLALAGKIGSDHSIPSIVSMRPAFGLHGSYFLTILNIFQLIGWSTFEITILSKAANIFSNGYIDFHIWSIVFGIVIILFCILGPLKIVKQWLTKFAVWVVYGSTIIMLINIILGGVNNLDTASLINSGSSDFSFFNSLDLVIAMPLSWLPLVADYNRFAKKSKNAFLGTFIGFSITNCLFYVIGLLLGISDIFAILLAIQTFFYGFVLLVLIVDEVDNVFANIFSSAMSFKNIYNKINYKYLVVCFTIVGVVLSNLIPIYQYENFLLIIGALFAPLFAIVLTDYYIIRKGRISVEKFYEKNNRIKISSFFSFFVGSITYFILSPISPLHVEDFALNIGSTIPSIAISIIVFLVIELLIKKVKLKNKEYSTDKKIE comes from the coding sequence GTGAAATTTTTAGAAGACAATTCAGATTTTGGGATAAATCCATTAGATAAGAAATACAAGGTATTATCAGGCAAAAATTTTTTTGTATTATGGTCCAGTTTAGGCATCGGATTACTGGTAATTTCCGCAGGATCATTTATCTCTTCTTCAAATTTATCAGAAGCAATTATTGCAATAATTGTAGGATCTATTGTAGGCTCTGTTTTATTAGCCTTAGCAGGCAAAATAGGTAGTGACCATTCAATTCCTTCGATAGTAAGCATGAGACCAGCTTTTGGTCTGCATGGCTCATATTTTCTTACAATCCTAAATATCTTTCAATTAATAGGCTGGTCGACTTTTGAGATAACAATATTATCAAAAGCTGCAAACATTTTTAGTAATGGATATATTGATTTTCATATTTGGTCGATCGTTTTTGGAATAGTAATTATCCTCTTTTGCATTTTGGGACCCTTGAAAATAGTTAAACAGTGGCTAACCAAGTTTGCCGTCTGGGTCGTTTACGGTTCAACAATCATCATGCTCATAAATATCATACTAGGTGGTGTCAATAATTTAGATACAGCCAGTTTAATAAATTCAGGTTCTAGTGATTTTAGTTTTTTTAATTCTCTAGACTTAGTCATTGCTATGCCATTATCATGGCTACCGCTAGTAGCAGATTATAATAGGTTTGCTAAAAAAAGCAAAAATGCTTTTTTGGGAACATTTATTGGATTTTCAATTACAAACTGTCTTTTTTATGTAATTGGGCTCCTATTAGGCATTAGTGACATATTTGCAATACTACTTGCAATTCAAACCTTCTTTTACGGATTTGTTCTACTGGTATTAATCGTTGATGAAGTAGATAACGTCTTTGCAAATATTTTCTCATCTGCAATGTCATTTAAGAACATATACAACAAAATAAATTACAAATATCTTGTTGTTTGTTTCACAATAGTAGGAGTAGTACTGTCCAATTTAATTCCAATTTATCAATATGAAAACTTTTTATTGATAATAGGAGCACTATTTGCCCCGCTATTTGCAATTGTTTTGACGGATTACTACATCATAAGGAAGGGTCGAATATCTGTCGAGAAATTCTATGAAAAAAATAATAGGATCAAAATATCATCCTTTTTTTCATTTTTCGTTGGAAGTATTACTTACTTTATTCTCTCCCCCATTTCGCCGCTTCATGTAGAAGACTTTGCACTAAATATAGGTTCAACGATTCCAAGTATAGCAATCTCGATTATAGTCTTCTTAGTAATAGAACTTTTAATAAAAAAAGTTAAATTGAAAAATAAAGAATATTCTACAGATAAGAAAATTGAGTAA